The following coding sequences lie in one Tichowtungia aerotolerans genomic window:
- a CDS encoding DUF3820 family protein codes for MSEELKPDPEIFRKLMTATMPFGKYAGRRLVDLPEPYVVWFKQKGFPAGELGMLLETVYAVKANGLEYLFRPGASRP; via the coding sequence ATGAGTGAAGAACTGAAGCCTGATCCCGAAATTTTCCGGAAGCTGATGACGGCAACGATGCCGTTCGGCAAGTATGCCGGACGCCGGCTGGTTGATTTGCCGGAACCGTACGTCGTCTGGTTTAAGCAGAAGGGATTTCCGGCCGGAGAGCTGGGAATGCTGCTGGAAACGGTTTATGCCGTTAAGGCGAACGGGCTGGAGTATCTGTTTCGTCCGGGAGCTTCACGCCCATAA
- a CDS encoding TetR/AcrR family transcriptional regulator, with amino-acid sequence MATYTSSEATKWKMINAAGELAAELGIDNVSTRTVAERSGENIGSIHYHFGGKNGLWVAVVNEAMLGCVQVDHIEELDALEDNPTPEHFSEIVRKVIRDEITNIFRSGRPRWHSLVSYQLMQRTDELYQLFYEKRLGPGTVFMHRLIRMIRPNLTEEEVFIYSSLIKMPIYGHATYSKMMFKELAVQDYSDTYLQKLEDVLVRQAQFLLGLPADAGVSEL; translated from the coding sequence ATGGCAACCTATACATCCAGTGAAGCCACAAAGTGGAAAATGATTAACGCTGCCGGAGAGCTGGCTGCGGAGCTGGGGATTGATAACGTCTCAACCCGGACCGTGGCGGAACGCTCCGGCGAAAACATCGGCAGTATCCATTATCATTTCGGTGGAAAAAACGGGCTTTGGGTTGCGGTGGTGAACGAAGCGATGCTGGGTTGCGTGCAGGTCGATCATATCGAGGAGCTGGATGCGCTGGAAGACAACCCGACACCGGAACATTTTTCTGAAATTGTCCGCAAGGTAATCCGGGACGAAATTACGAACATTTTCCGGTCTGGTCGTCCGCGCTGGCATTCGCTGGTGAGCTACCAGCTGATGCAGCGGACTGATGAGCTGTATCAGCTGTTTTACGAAAAGCGGCTGGGGCCGGGGACGGTTTTTATGCATCGTCTTATTCGTATGATTCGTCCGAACCTGACTGAAGAGGAAGTTTTTATCTACAGTTCTCTGATAAAAATGCCGATATATGGACATGCCACGTACAGTAAGATGATGTTTAAGGAGCTGGCTGTGCAGGATTATTCCGACACATATCTGCAGAAGCTGGAAGATGTCCTGGTACGTCAGGCTCAGTTTCTGCTGGGGCTTCCGGCAGATGCCGGGGTGTCTGAATTGTGA
- a CDS encoding DUF2764 family protein: MKDYWYLVSSLPYLRFGEKPSMGAEAFRAACVGWLSEDELSVVDAVLDGREPPAGTASAWWNGEVQLRDAVVRVRAKNRGTDASPFMKPYAGFSATIEKMVTDAFTRPDPLEQEMELDRARWSLIEGQAVAEPFGFAAVLAFAVKVCIAERWAKMDDEAGKANVEELISGAVES, encoded by the coding sequence ATGAAAGACTACTGGTATCTCGTTTCATCTCTGCCGTATCTGCGTTTTGGCGAAAAGCCGTCGATGGGCGCAGAGGCTTTCCGTGCCGCCTGCGTCGGCTGGCTGTCTGAGGACGAGCTGTCGGTTGTTGATGCGGTTCTGGACGGCCGTGAGCCGCCGGCCGGCACAGCGTCTGCCTGGTGGAATGGCGAGGTGCAGCTGCGCGATGCGGTTGTGCGTGTGCGTGCGAAAAACCGCGGCACAGACGCCTCTCCCTTTATGAAGCCGTATGCTGGTTTCAGCGCGACGATCGAAAAAATGGTGACCGATGCGTTTACCCGTCCTGATCCGCTGGAGCAGGAAATGGAGCTCGACCGCGCCCGGTGGTCACTGATTGAAGGGCAGGCTGTGGCAGAGCCGTTTGGTTTCGCCGCAGTGCTCGCGTTTGCCGTTAAAGTCTGTATTGCCGAGCGCTGGGCGAAAATGGATGACGAAGCCGGGAAAGCGAATGTAGAAGAATTGATATCTGGAGCTGTAGAATCATGA
- a CDS encoding V-type ATP synthase subunit A — MNTGKIVGVNGNLLTVAFENPVIQNEVGFATLGEIRLKAEVIRVRGTNAELQVFEDTVGLKVGDEVEFTGDLLSVELGPGLLTQVFDGLQNPLPALAEECGFFLQRGKYLDPLPRETKWAFTPTAKAGDSVVAGDTVGTVPEGIFDHKIMVPFRLQGRLTVKSVVAAGEYTVDQVVAVVTDDKGRDHDVKLMQVWPVKMPIKCYAERLRPTEPLATSQRIVDTFFPVARGGTYCIPGPFGAGKTVLQQITSRHADVDVVIIAACGERAGEVVETLREFPELTDPKTGKSLMERTLIICNTSSMPVAAREASVYTGVTLAEYYRQMGLDVLLLADSTSRWAQALREMSGRLEEIPGEEAFPAYLESVIAAFYERGGVVRLHDGSTGSVTIGGTVSPAGGNFEEPVTQSTLKVVGAFHGLSRARSDARRFPAIDPLDSWSKYTSVVDDEELTIARRILREGSEVGQMMKVVGEEGTSIEDFIVYLKSEYLDSVYLQQNAFNDVDAATPVDRQRHVFGYIVHFLKTKLKFEDKDAARGFFQTLTQATRDWNQITFDSDEFKKQEEQLDHQIAEVTDYA, encoded by the coding sequence ATGAACACAGGCAAAATTGTTGGAGTAAACGGAAACCTGCTGACGGTGGCTTTTGAAAACCCCGTCATTCAGAATGAGGTGGGTTTTGCAACGCTGGGCGAGATTCGGCTTAAGGCGGAGGTGATCCGTGTTCGCGGAACGAACGCTGAGCTGCAGGTGTTCGAAGACACTGTCGGCCTCAAGGTCGGCGACGAAGTCGAATTCACCGGCGACCTGCTTTCTGTGGAGCTCGGCCCGGGCCTGCTGACACAGGTGTTCGATGGACTGCAGAATCCGCTTCCGGCTTTGGCTGAAGAGTGCGGGTTCTTCCTGCAGCGTGGTAAATATCTCGATCCGCTTCCGCGCGAAACCAAATGGGCGTTCACTCCGACCGCCAAAGCCGGCGACAGCGTCGTTGCCGGGGACACTGTTGGAACGGTTCCCGAAGGAATTTTTGACCATAAAATCATGGTGCCGTTCCGGTTGCAGGGTCGTTTGACCGTGAAATCTGTCGTCGCGGCCGGTGAATACACGGTGGATCAGGTTGTTGCGGTTGTTACGGATGACAAGGGTCGCGACCACGATGTAAAACTGATGCAGGTCTGGCCGGTGAAAATGCCGATCAAATGCTACGCTGAGCGTCTGCGTCCGACCGAGCCGCTGGCGACCTCCCAGCGTATCGTCGACACCTTTTTCCCGGTCGCCCGTGGCGGAACTTACTGTATTCCCGGTCCGTTCGGTGCCGGCAAAACGGTTCTGCAGCAGATCACCAGCCGTCATGCCGACGTCGATGTGGTGATCATCGCCGCCTGCGGTGAGCGTGCCGGTGAGGTGGTGGAAACACTTCGCGAGTTTCCGGAGCTGACCGACCCGAAAACCGGTAAGTCGCTGATGGAGCGCACGTTGATTATTTGTAACACATCCTCTATGCCGGTTGCCGCCCGTGAGGCATCGGTGTACACCGGTGTAACGCTGGCAGAGTACTATCGCCAGATGGGGCTCGACGTGCTGCTGCTTGCCGACTCCACCTCCCGCTGGGCGCAGGCGCTGCGTGAGATGTCCGGTCGACTCGAAGAGATCCCCGGAGAAGAGGCTTTCCCGGCCTACCTGGAATCCGTGATCGCCGCCTTCTACGAGCGCGGCGGCGTGGTTCGCCTCCACGACGGGTCGACCGGATCGGTGACGATCGGCGGAACCGTTTCTCCGGCCGGCGGTAACTTCGAGGAGCCGGTTACACAGTCCACGCTGAAAGTGGTGGGTGCTTTCCACGGCCTTTCCCGCGCCCGTTCTGATGCGCGCCGCTTTCCGGCGATCGACCCGCTCGACAGCTGGAGTAAATACACCAGCGTTGTCGATGACGAAGAGCTTACGATCGCCCGCCGCATTCTTCGCGAAGGCAGCGAAGTCGGTCAGATGATGAAAGTGGTCGGTGAAGAGGGAACGTCGATTGAAGATTTCATCGTTTATCTGAAAAGCGAATATCTCGATTCGGTCTATCTGCAGCAGAATGCATTTAACGATGTGGATGCCGCTACGCCGGTTGACCGCCAGCGCCACGTTTTCGGATATATCGTCCATTTTTTGAAAACCAAGCTGAAGTTTGAGGACAAGGATGCCGCCCGCGGATTTTTCCAGACCCTCACTCAGGCTACGCGCGATTGGAATCAGATTACGTTTGATTCGGACGAATTTAAGAAACAGGAAGAACAGCTCGATCACCAGATCGCGGAGGTTACGGATTATGCATAA
- a CDS encoding V-type ATP synthase subunit B, translating to MHKVYHRIEQIAGNVIVVSAEDVVYGELAQVESGFGTSLAQVIRLENSRVYLQVFAGGRGVSTDSKVRFLGNTMQVPFSENLMGRVFTGSGVPRDNGPVITENKIPIGGPSVNPAKRIIPRNMVRTGIPMIDVFNTLVESQKLPIFSVAGEPYNELLARIALQAEVDVIILGGMGLKHDDYLYFRDFLEENGALSRSVLYVHTAADPTVECLLVPDIALATAEKFALQDKRVLVLLTDMTNFADSMKEVAITMEQIPSNRGYPGDLYSQLAARYEKAVDFEGSGSITVLAVTTMPGDDVTHPVPDNTGYITEGQFYLKNGRIEPFGSLSRLKQQVNNRTRDDHRTIMDTMIQLYASYKETLEKQSMGFRMSGWDTKLLKYGGRFEKEMMALTVNIPLEEALDLGWKILADCFEPQETGIASKLTDQFWPKD from the coding sequence ATGCATAAAGTTTATCATCGCATTGAACAGATCGCGGGGAACGTGATTGTTGTCAGCGCCGAAGACGTGGTTTACGGCGAACTGGCTCAGGTTGAATCAGGTTTCGGGACATCGCTCGCACAGGTCATCCGTTTGGAAAACTCTCGGGTTTACCTCCAGGTCTTTGCCGGAGGCCGTGGCGTTTCCACCGACTCCAAAGTACGTTTCCTCGGCAACACCATGCAGGTGCCGTTCTCTGAAAACCTGATGGGCCGCGTGTTCACCGGTTCCGGTGTGCCGCGCGACAACGGTCCGGTCATCACTGAAAACAAAATTCCGATCGGCGGCCCGTCCGTCAATCCGGCCAAACGTATTATTCCGCGCAATATGGTCCGTACCGGGATTCCGATGATTGACGTATTCAACACACTCGTTGAGTCCCAGAAACTGCCGATTTTTTCCGTTGCCGGGGAACCCTACAACGAGCTGCTCGCCCGTATCGCCCTGCAGGCCGAAGTCGACGTCATCATTCTCGGCGGGATGGGGCTGAAGCACGATGACTATCTCTACTTTCGTGATTTTCTCGAAGAGAACGGTGCGCTTTCGCGATCGGTTCTCTATGTGCATACTGCTGCCGACCCGACGGTTGAATGTCTGCTCGTGCCTGATATCGCACTGGCGACGGCTGAAAAATTCGCTCTGCAGGATAAACGGGTGCTCGTGCTGCTCACGGACATGACCAACTTTGCTGATTCCATGAAAGAGGTTGCCATTACGATGGAACAGATTCCGTCCAACCGCGGTTATCCCGGCGATCTGTACTCGCAGCTGGCTGCCCGTTACGAAAAGGCGGTCGACTTCGAGGGTTCCGGTTCCATTACGGTTCTTGCGGTGACCACGATGCCGGGCGATGACGTAACACATCCGGTTCCGGACAACACCGGATATATCACCGAAGGACAGTTTTATCTCAAGAACGGCCGCATTGAGCCGTTCGGATCGCTTTCCCGTCTGAAGCAGCAGGTGAACAATCGTACACGTGACGATCATCGCACCATCATGGATACCATGATTCAGCTCTATGCCTCTTATAAGGAAACGCTGGAGAAACAGTCGATGGGATTCCGGATGAGCGGTTGGGATACCAAGCTTCTCAAATACGGTGGGCGCTTCGAAAAGGAAATGATGGCGCTGACTGTTAATATTCCGCTCGAAGAAGCTCTTGATCTCGGCTGGAAGATTCTGGCCGACTGTTTTGAGCCGCAGGAAACCGGGATTGCTTCAAAGCTGACCGATCAGTTCTGGCCGAAAGACTAA
- a CDS encoding GxxExxY protein, with translation MSTNKDILYKEESFAIIGACFNVYNDKGCGFLEPVYQECMEIELKFQNIPSEPQRKLDLFYRDQKLEHFYQPDFVCFEKIILELKAVDKIMDAHRAQVLNYLHATGFKLGIIVNFGHYPDLEYERVIL, from the coding sequence ATGAGCACGAATAAAGACATTCTGTACAAAGAAGAAAGCTTTGCCATCATTGGCGCATGCTTCAACGTGTATAATGACAAAGGGTGTGGTTTTTTAGAACCGGTTTATCAGGAATGCATGGAAATTGAACTGAAGTTCCAAAATATTCCATCGGAGCCGCAAAGGAAACTGGATCTGTTTTACCGGGATCAGAAATTGGAGCATTTTTATCAGCCGGATTTTGTTTGTTTTGAGAAAATTATTTTGGAGTTGAAGGCGGTAGATAAAATTATGGATGCCCATCGGGCACAAGTTCTGAATTATCTGCATGCCACAGGATTTAAATTAGGAATTATTGTTAACTTTGGACACTATCCGGATCTCGAATATGAACGCGTTATTCTCTAA
- a CDS encoding V-type ATP synthase subunit D: MAKIKYTKNELKAQRDALTRFTRYLPTLQLKKQQLQVEMRALETQIEAKRGEENTARSDLASWVKLFSEPFDFMPYIQVDRIERSSGNIAGVAIPIFGNISFVEETPDLFETAAWVDRGIDLLRQLIRLRVERQIIEEQHRLLSDELRTTSQRVNLFEKVKIPECKENIRVIRIFMGDQQTAAVARSKIAKGKSSQKETAA; encoded by the coding sequence ATGGCGAAGATTAAATACACCAAAAACGAGCTGAAGGCGCAGCGCGACGCACTGACGCGCTTTACACGTTATCTGCCCACGCTGCAGTTGAAAAAGCAGCAGCTGCAGGTGGAGATGCGTGCTCTTGAAACGCAGATTGAGGCCAAGCGCGGCGAAGAAAACACCGCGCGATCCGATCTCGCTTCGTGGGTGAAGCTGTTTTCTGAGCCGTTCGATTTCATGCCTTATATCCAGGTCGACAGGATTGAGCGTTCTTCCGGAAATATTGCCGGTGTGGCGATTCCAATCTTTGGAAACATCTCCTTTGTTGAAGAGACACCGGACCTGTTTGAAACTGCCGCATGGGTGGATCGCGGGATCGACCTGCTTCGCCAGCTGATCCGTTTGCGCGTTGAGCGCCAGATTATCGAAGAGCAGCACCGTCTGCTTTCCGACGAATTGCGCACCACATCCCAGCGGGTGAATCTGTTTGAAAAAGTGAAGATTCCGGAGTGTAAGGAAAACATTCGTGTCATCCGTATTTTCATGGGCGACCAGCAGACCGCCGCAGTCGCCCGCTCCAAAATTGCCAAAGGGAAAAGTTCACAGAAAGAGACCGCCGCATGA
- a CDS encoding V-type ATP synthase subunit I, with the protein MKKMTLLCTRVSREATLDSLRDLGVVHLQHVNSPEGEGLDQARHHFEYLRRALEVLPKHPHTSPSGKSAHDVVEEVWKLIHRKQSLAEKIELLEIERKRYELFGTFDVDDILALREQGVQVKLLTAPIKQLPEQPEGATLVELGRDRTSAYFVLISREPGGIEAEELPLPECSANGMARHIEGLQQELAEVEEGFSAYVGDHDAVAAIAGEAEDHVVWLEARNGMGLEEDVTYLRGFFPAERETELRTAAEKQGWAVLVEEPAEEDEVPTLLRNPKWVSPIKAVLNMIGVIPGYKELDVSALFLIFLSIFFAFLIGDAGYGLLFIVLTLFGKRKLKGNEAAQPALNLLMLMSTACVVFGVLTGNYFGIMLESLPAPLAGLSSDYLTGKTAGGWNSDLAANHVMFVCFALGTLHLTLAHGWNLIRKINSWEALTDLGWLCSTWSLFSVVLQMVLYMELPSWIITVQMPLLGAGVVLIIISLVLTKSYFGLVTLALDVINNFVDIISYVRLYAVGAASLAIAQAFNGMAMDIGFSGLGALGAAGILFAGHALNIILGAMGVMVHGIRLNTLEFSGHAGVEWAGIQFNPFRKKKETL; encoded by the coding sequence ATGAAAAAAATGACGCTGCTGTGTACTCGCGTTTCGCGTGAGGCAACGCTGGACTCTCTGCGCGACCTTGGCGTCGTCCACCTGCAGCATGTTAATTCCCCGGAAGGCGAAGGGCTGGATCAGGCCCGCCATCATTTTGAATATCTCCGCCGTGCGCTCGAGGTGCTGCCGAAACATCCGCACACGTCTCCGTCCGGCAAGTCTGCGCATGACGTGGTGGAAGAGGTTTGGAAACTGATTCATCGGAAACAATCGCTGGCTGAAAAAATCGAACTGCTTGAAATTGAGCGGAAACGCTATGAGCTGTTCGGCACATTTGATGTCGACGATATTCTGGCCCTGCGCGAGCAGGGGGTGCAGGTTAAACTGCTGACCGCACCGATCAAACAGCTTCCGGAGCAGCCCGAAGGAGCTACGCTTGTTGAGCTGGGGCGCGACCGCACATCCGCTTATTTTGTGCTGATCAGTCGCGAGCCGGGGGGCATTGAGGCTGAAGAGCTTCCGCTGCCGGAATGTTCCGCGAACGGGATGGCCCGGCATATTGAAGGATTGCAGCAAGAGCTGGCGGAAGTGGAAGAAGGTTTTTCCGCATACGTAGGCGATCATGATGCCGTGGCCGCGATTGCCGGCGAGGCCGAAGACCACGTGGTCTGGCTCGAAGCCCGTAATGGGATGGGCCTCGAAGAAGACGTCACTTATCTACGGGGGTTCTTCCCCGCCGAGCGTGAAACAGAACTGCGCACTGCCGCTGAAAAACAGGGCTGGGCTGTGCTCGTCGAAGAACCTGCTGAAGAAGATGAAGTCCCCACGCTTCTCCGGAATCCGAAGTGGGTTTCTCCAATTAAAGCCGTGCTGAATATGATCGGCGTGATTCCGGGCTACAAAGAACTCGATGTCAGTGCGCTGTTCCTTATTTTTCTGAGTATCTTTTTCGCGTTCCTGATTGGCGATGCCGGCTATGGACTCCTTTTTATTGTCCTGACGCTTTTCGGAAAACGGAAACTGAAAGGCAATGAAGCTGCTCAGCCTGCGTTAAACCTGCTCATGCTGATGAGCACCGCCTGTGTCGTCTTCGGTGTTTTGACCGGAAACTACTTCGGCATCATGCTCGAATCGCTGCCGGCTCCACTGGCAGGACTTTCCAGTGATTACCTGACCGGGAAAACGGCCGGCGGATGGAATTCTGACCTGGCCGCAAATCATGTGATGTTTGTCTGCTTTGCTCTCGGAACATTGCATCTGACGTTGGCTCACGGCTGGAATCTGATTCGCAAGATCAACTCATGGGAAGCGCTGACCGACCTGGGGTGGCTCTGCTCAACCTGGTCATTGTTTTCCGTCGTCTTGCAGATGGTGCTCTACATGGAGCTTCCGTCTTGGATTATCACGGTTCAAATGCCGCTTCTCGGAGCAGGTGTGGTACTGATTATTATCAGTCTTGTGCTGACCAAGTCCTATTTTGGGCTGGTCACTCTTGCGCTGGATGTCATTAACAACTTCGTTGATATCATTTCGTATGTCCGCCTCTACGCAGTCGGTGCCGCTTCCCTCGCGATTGCACAGGCCTTTAATGGCATGGCAATGGATATCGGCTTCAGCGGACTCGGCGCGCTGGGCGCGGCTGGCATTCTGTTTGCCGGGCACGCATTGAACATCATTCTTGGCGCAATGGGCGTGATGGTTCACGGAATTCGTCTTAATACTCTCGAGTTCTCAGGACACGCCGGCGTCGAGTGGGCCGGGATTCAGTTTAACCCGTTTAGAAAAAAGAAAGAGACCCTTTAA
- a CDS encoding V-type ATP synthase subunit K (produces ATP from ADP in the presence of a proton gradient across the membrane; the K subunit is a nonenzymatic component which binds the dimeric form by interacting with the G and E subunits), protein MDATLAPALIKLGGAAALGFAAIGSALGTGTAGMAGIGAWKKCYAQNKPAPFILLVFIGAPLSQTIYGLLLLLAFNKMALLETAGAMWPAVLGAGIIGGIAMGMSAWFQGKAGAAGSDALGETGQGFGNYLTTLGIVETVALFVMIFIQMALK, encoded by the coding sequence ATGGACGCAACATTAGCACCCGCATTGATTAAGCTTGGTGGAGCCGCCGCACTCGGATTTGCTGCGATTGGTTCAGCTCTCGGAACCGGAACCGCCGGAATGGCCGGAATCGGCGCCTGGAAGAAGTGCTATGCACAAAACAAACCCGCACCGTTCATTCTGCTGGTTTTTATCGGCGCACCGCTTTCTCAGACCATTTACGGTCTGCTTCTCCTGCTTGCCTTTAATAAGATGGCATTGCTCGAAACCGCTGGCGCCATGTGGCCGGCGGTGCTCGGCGCAGGCATCATCGGCGGAATCGCCATGGGCATGTCCGCCTGGTTCCAGGGAAAAGCCGGCGCTGCCGGTTCAGATGCATTGGGTGAAACCGGACAGGGTTTTGGTAACTACCTTACCACTCTCGGGATCGTGGAAACCGTTGCGCTTTTCGTGATGATCTTTATCCAGATGGCGCTTAAATAA